Proteins encoded by one window of Chanos chanos chromosome 7, fChaCha1.1, whole genome shotgun sequence:
- the dand5 gene encoding DAN domain family member 5, which yields MNFHINLVFLVVLNTGVFGFPQNAIDNFSKHGAKDFEASGTGPDEPIRGSVKVVKISPHFLRHGGIFGRGLPIKETRQGRGAFPAFLALGRAGPSLLERKPVHSLPLLRESQHGADTKRKHGLEMWQRVLHKSNQGKEAESLPINLKDASKESCSAIPFTQRVTAEGCETVTVHNKLCFGQCSTMFVPPSGELTGHHSASCSRCAPSKAHAVTVPLRCGTEVRQRRVMVVEECKCHAGREGDRVEAMLPMRL from the exons ATGAATTTCCACATCAACTTAGTTTTTCTGGTGGTGCTGAATACTGGGGTGTTCGGCTTTCCACAAAACGCCATAGACAACTTCTCCAAGCATGGAGCAAAAGATTTCGAAGCTTCTGGTACTGGACCTGACGAACCTATTCGGGGATCTGTGAAAGTagttaaaatcagccctcatttCCTGAGGCACGGCGGTATATTTGGAAGAGGACTGCCAATTAAAGAGACCCGGCAAGGCCGAGGTGCGTTTCCAGCCTTTTTGGCGCTCGGACGCGCCGGTCCGTCTTTGTTGGAAAGGAAGCCGGTGCACTCCCTGCCTCTGCTCAGAGAGAGCCAGCACGGAGCAGACACCAAACGAAAGCACGGTTTGGAGATGTGGCAAAGGGTGTTGCATAAAAGCAACCAGGGTAAAGAGGCCGAATCCCTGCCCATCAACCTCAAAGACGCATCCAAAGAGAGCTGCAGCGCGATACCTTTCACGCAG CGCGTGACGGCGGAGGGTTGCGAAACGGTGACAGTGCACAATAAACTTTGCTTCGGGCAGTGCAGCACCATGTTTGTCCCGCCCTCCGGAGAGTTAACCGGTCACCACAGCGCGTCCTGCTCCCGCTGCGCTCCGTCCAAAGCCCACGCTGTGACGGTGCCTCTGCGCTGCGGAACGGAGGTGCGGCAGAGGCGCGTGATGGTGGTGGAAGAGTGCAAATGCCACGCGGGACGAGAGGGTGACAGGGTTGAGGCCATGTTACCTATGCGTTTGTAA